A single window of Chitinophaga sp. XS-30 DNA harbors:
- a CDS encoding sensor histidine kinase, which produces MRRFYPVTGLIIALFIALMRHALGVYREEMMHSLVTLAGSFVNAFLCWMLVQYVMQRARPEGYGWKGVWAVTGCVAMSVLLFYVTQDVSEVQQRIEYAPRGMLVLHFLLVTRGIVIGGFLYFIAYLLRMSAQSQQSRLENERLKQENLQARLSLLQEQVSPHFLFNSLGTLRSMTHETAPREFIQKLAEVYRYLLNNRMADLVELQAELDFTRAYLHILKERFEDALFIDVRVDASWYTRKLPPATLQLLIENTVKHNVVDAEMPLRICISTEAEGWLVVSNSIRRRNVIRNSLGTGLSNIRERYRILADRDIVVHETMEKFEVKVPLLTGRS; this is translated from the coding sequence ATGAGGAGATTTTACCCGGTAACGGGATTGATCATTGCGTTGTTCATTGCCCTGATGCGGCATGCGTTGGGGGTGTACCGGGAGGAAATGATGCATTCGCTGGTTACGCTGGCCGGGTCGTTCGTCAATGCGTTTTTGTGCTGGATGCTCGTGCAGTATGTGATGCAGCGCGCCCGGCCGGAGGGTTACGGCTGGAAAGGAGTGTGGGCCGTAACCGGATGTGTGGCGATGTCCGTACTGCTCTTTTATGTTACGCAGGATGTCAGCGAAGTGCAGCAGCGAATCGAATATGCCCCGAGGGGTATGCTGGTATTGCACTTTCTGCTGGTGACGCGGGGGATCGTGATCGGCGGATTCCTGTATTTCATCGCTTACCTGTTGCGGATGTCCGCCCAGAGCCAGCAATCCAGGCTGGAGAACGAGCGGCTGAAGCAGGAAAATCTGCAGGCACGGCTGAGCTTGCTGCAGGAGCAGGTAAGCCCGCATTTTCTTTTCAATTCACTGGGCACCTTGCGAAGCATGACGCATGAAACAGCGCCGCGGGAATTCATCCAGAAGCTGGCCGAAGTGTACCGGTACCTGCTGAACAATCGTATGGCGGACCTGGTGGAACTGCAGGCAGAACTGGATTTTACGCGCGCTTACCTGCATATTCTCAAAGAAAGGTTTGAAGATGCGTTGTTTATCGATGTGCGTGTGGATGCCTCCTGGTACACGAGAAAACTGCCGCCTGCCACGCTGCAGCTGCTGATCGAGAATACGGTGAAACACAATGTCGTGGATGCGGAGATGCCGTTACGGATCTGCATCAGCACGGAAGCGGAAGGCTGGCTGGTGGTCAGCAATTCCATACGGCGGCGCAATGTGATCCGCAACAGTCTCGGTACCGGCCTGAGCAATATCCGGGAGCGCTACCGCATATTGGCGGACCGTGATATCGTTGTGCATGAGACCATGGAAAAGTTCGAAGTAAAAGTTCCATTATTAACCGGTAGATCATGA